From the Candidatus Cloacimonadota bacterium genome, the window TCCATCGTGAAAGAAGGCGATGTGATCCGCTTTCGGCTCTACGGTTTTGAACACGAGATTGAAATTGAAAAGATCCCGAGTGGAAACGTGGCCAAAAAAGACGCTGGGGAATATTATAAGATGATTAGCCGCAGGGAGTTGGAAAGCTGAAAAGCCTCTTGCGCGCGCCATTGATATTTCTGATTCTGCTGTGCTGTCTCAGCTTGGGCGCAGAGGATTTTGCATGGAAAGTGGCGGCGTCCACGGATTATTTCGTAATCTACAGTGTGGACGGAGCTTTTCCCGGCGGCAAGGCTTTCGTGAATGAACTGGAAGAGCGCGTGGGCCTGCTGCAGATGAGCCTGGGAGTTTATCCGCGCACCAAGGCGGAAATCCGCATCATTCCAGACCAGACACGATATCAAAACCTTGCACGTGGGAGAGGCGCCATCGTTGAATTCAGCGAGGCTTTTTATTCCACGCGTGAGCGCCGGATTTACGTTCGCAGCATTGATCAGGTTCCACGCAATTATGGCGGTCTCATCCTGCATGAATACACGCATTGGCTTTTGGATGAGGTTTTGGTTCAGGCGCCGCTTTGGCTGCACGAAGGTTTGGCAACCCAGAGCGGCGGACAGATGGGCTTGGAACGCTATTACTACTATGTGCGCGAGCGTTTTTGGGGAAATCGGCTGGATCTTTTCACACTGGGACACAGCTATCCCCAACAGCGGGAAGATTGGGAATTGTATTATGTAACTTCCTATTTTGCCGTGCGTTATATGCGTGATAATGACCCCGGAGCCTGGAA encodes:
- a CDS encoding RNA-binding protein, whose translation is MRVDQLLNKLCLTKTRSIAKTACDKGLVFINGKGAKASSIVKEGDVIRFRLYGFEHEIEIEKIPSGNVAKKDAGEYYKMISRRELES